A DNA window from Corynebacterium ciconiae DSM 44920 contains the following coding sequences:
- the putP gene encoding sodium/proline symporter PutP, with protein sequence MSENTWFILAIIIYMLGMLAIGYWSYKQTDEYDDYVLAGRGLNPFVAALSAGASDMSGWLLMGLPGALFVTGFSELWIAIGLLIGCWANWTWVAPRLRSYSEIANNSITVPSFLENRVQDKSRVLRIVSAVVIIIFFTFYVSSGMVSGGKYFESTFGGSYLDGMLIVAAVTVAYTFIGGFLAVSYTDAVQGTIMFAALIVVPIMALLSLDEPSSIFTWATNQPYGPYDAGNPSYFNMISGVSIAAIIGNLAWGLGYFGQPHIIVRFMALRAPSEAKTGRWIGVGWMLLCIVGATFAALVGTAFFGQDPSILVTDRDAFETIFLDMGRILFYPLLAGLLLTAVLAAIMSTLSSQLLVTSSALIEDLTKIIYKRSLPDNVLVNLSRTAVVAVAAIAAVLAINPSDSILGLVGFAWAGFGSAFGPIVLASLYWRRLTAGGAIAGMITGAVVSFAWGMSSLSDSLYEMVPGFFAATLVMVLVSIMSKGPSQQVLEEFDSASKLARIAEKDPEMNIETAAEQLDTKS encoded by the coding sequence GTGAGCGAAAATACGTGGTTTATTCTCGCGATCATCATCTACATGCTAGGGATGCTCGCGATTGGTTATTGGAGTTATAAACAAACAGACGAGTACGACGATTATGTGCTCGCCGGTCGCGGCCTCAACCCCTTCGTGGCTGCGCTGTCGGCAGGCGCATCGGATATGTCCGGCTGGCTTTTGATGGGCCTGCCCGGTGCACTGTTTGTCACCGGCTTTTCGGAACTGTGGATCGCCATCGGCCTGCTGATTGGCTGCTGGGCCAACTGGACGTGGGTGGCGCCGCGGCTGCGTTCCTATTCAGAGATCGCCAACAACTCGATTACGGTTCCGAGTTTCTTGGAAAACCGTGTGCAGGATAAATCCCGTGTTCTGCGCATTGTCTCCGCCGTGGTGATCATTATTTTCTTCACCTTCTATGTCTCCTCCGGCATGGTCTCGGGCGGCAAGTACTTTGAGTCCACCTTCGGTGGCAGCTACCTAGACGGCATGCTCATTGTGGCCGCAGTGACGGTGGCCTACACCTTCATCGGCGGCTTCCTCGCGGTGTCCTACACCGACGCTGTCCAGGGCACCATCATGTTTGCGGCATTGATCGTGGTGCCGATCATGGCGCTTCTTTCCCTCGACGAGCCGTCCAGCATCTTCACGTGGGCTACCAATCAGCCCTATGGCCCCTATGACGCGGGCAATCCCAGCTACTTCAACATGATCTCTGGGGTCTCGATCGCCGCAATCATCGGCAACCTCGCCTGGGGCTTGGGCTACTTTGGCCAGCCGCACATCATCGTCCGCTTCATGGCGCTGCGCGCCCCCTCCGAGGCCAAGACCGGCCGTTGGATCGGTGTGGGCTGGATGCTGCTGTGCATCGTCGGCGCCACCTTCGCCGCGTTGGTCGGCACCGCCTTCTTCGGCCAGGATCCCTCGATTCTGGTGACCGACCGCGACGCCTTCGAGACGATCTTCCTAGACATGGGGCGGATCCTCTTCTACCCGCTGCTCGCAGGTCTGCTGCTGACCGCTGTGCTGGCGGCGATCATGTCCACCCTCTCCTCGCAGCTGCTGGTTACCTCCTCCGCGTTGATCGAGGATCTGACCAAGATCATCTACAAGCGCAGCCTGCCGGATAATGTGCTGGTGAACCTCTCGCGTACCGCAGTGGTGGCGGTGGCCGCAATCGCCGCCGTGCTAGCGATCAACCCCTCCGATTCGATTCTGGGCCTGGTGGGCTTCGCTTGGGCGGGCTTCGGTTCCGCCTTCGGCCCGATCGTGCTCGCTTCCTTGTACTGGCGTCGTCTCACCGCCGGCGGTGCGATCGCCGGGATGATCACCGGCGCCGTGGTCTCCTTCGCTTGGGGCATGTCTTCGCTGAGCGATAGCCTCTACGAGATGGTGCCGGGCTTCTTCGCCGCCACCCTCGTGATGGTGCTTGTCTCCATCATGTCCAAGGGGCCCAGCCAGCAAGTGCTCGAGGAGTTCGACTCCGCCTCGAAGCTCGCCCGCATCGCTGAGAAAGACCCCGAGATGAACATCGAAACGGCAGCCGAGCAGCTCGATACCAAGAGCTAG
- a CDS encoding (2Fe-2S)-binding protein — translation MSFTPASHWSLLVHEHPRFSQALMPMSENSEVLLSTQLIDANLGTRIRAAIAATHQLFPMEKDKHCAQLWFHSFVTTLVEPTMMLALDHDLVALYSSEHPATMFVQTPHGEGAGFWYGYHPKEVVEPSAGSYQQLGAGWAGLFEPIVNELTTTTDVSAAALWAVVSDAVSMGAAGAGNEAFAPYEAIAACCAVLEGMRSELQDRARVAEPRFLDFVEGEFRPSDVERAMREEEPEEDVVLSTKRLSCCMIFHSPGCGTCVSCPKQKPDVKRERMAQHCEVL, via the coding sequence ATGAGTTTTACACCAGCATCGCATTGGTCTTTGCTAGTCCACGAGCATCCGCGCTTCAGCCAAGCCCTGATGCCGATGAGCGAGAACTCCGAGGTGTTGCTGTCCACGCAGCTTATCGACGCCAACCTCGGTACCCGGATCCGCGCGGCCATCGCCGCCACCCACCAGCTTTTTCCCATGGAGAAGGACAAACACTGTGCGCAACTGTGGTTTCACAGTTTTGTCACCACGCTGGTGGAACCGACCATGATGCTCGCTCTGGATCACGACCTCGTGGCGCTGTACTCGAGCGAGCACCCAGCCACCATGTTTGTGCAGACTCCTCACGGTGAGGGGGCCGGTTTTTGGTACGGCTATCACCCGAAGGAGGTGGTGGAGCCTTCGGCGGGGAGTTATCAGCAGCTCGGAGCGGGGTGGGCTGGCCTGTTTGAGCCGATCGTGAATGAGCTCACGACCACCACGGATGTCTCGGCCGCTGCGCTATGGGCCGTGGTTAGTGATGCGGTGTCGATGGGCGCTGCCGGAGCGGGTAATGAGGCCTTCGCCCCATACGAGGCAATTGCTGCCTGCTGTGCGGTGCTGGAGGGGATGCGTAGCGAACTGCAAGACAGGGCACGAGTGGCCGAGCCGCGCTTTCTCGACTTTGTGGAAGGAGAGTTTCGCCCTAGCGATGTTGAGCGGGCTATGCGAGAAGAGGAGCCCGAAGAAGATGTGGTTCTTAGCACTAAACGGCTGAGTTGTTGCATGATTTTTCACTCGCCCGGATGTGGCACGTGCGTGTCTTGTCCTAAACAAAAACCGGATGTCAAGCGCGAACGCATGGCCCAGCATTGCGAGGTGCTTTAA
- a CDS encoding HNH endonuclease family protein has translation MDLSSRRGWGVLLGLSTLIWLIIGFAGRIPAHPSTEPHLPGLAETLPQVSVVKARSKHPGYQREFFGPGWRAQPELGPGCTTRDRTLRAAGVTASCERRPHGALRDLYTGETVDAATEDIQIDHIFPLAAAWDLGAAIWPSIKAEDFANDPLNIVAVSAHANQEKSDALPSVWMPPYHRHHCWYSERLAYVAARYGLALPHKDIARMKRSCWVSEVLGFSLNSQFALSFPAAHHQRVRQARLRRDVHTTQ, from the coding sequence ATGGATCTTTCTTCACGCCGCGGCTGGGGCGTGCTTTTAGGCTTATCGACGCTCATCTGGCTCATCATCGGCTTTGCCGGGCGCATCCCCGCACACCCATCCACCGAGCCGCATCTGCCTGGACTTGCCGAGACACTGCCTCAGGTGAGCGTCGTCAAGGCACGCAGCAAGCACCCTGGATACCAGCGAGAGTTCTTTGGTCCTGGGTGGCGAGCCCAGCCCGAACTCGGCCCAGGCTGCACCACCCGTGATCGCACGCTTCGCGCAGCTGGGGTGACGGCATCATGCGAGCGCAGACCCCATGGGGCGCTGCGTGATCTCTACACGGGAGAGACAGTCGATGCGGCCACTGAGGACATCCAGATCGACCACATTTTCCCTTTAGCGGCCGCGTGGGATCTTGGCGCGGCAATATGGCCCAGCATAAAAGCCGAGGATTTCGCCAATGATCCGCTCAATATCGTTGCCGTGAGTGCGCACGCCAATCAAGAAAAAAGCGATGCGCTTCCCTCCGTATGGATGCCGCCATATCACCGCCACCACTGCTGGTATTCCGAACGCCTCGCCTATGTGGCCGCGCGCTATGGCTTGGCGCTGCCGCACAAGGATATTGCCCGAATGAAACGCAGCTGCTGGGTTAGCGAAGTTCTGGGGTTTTCACTAAACTCGCAGTTTGCGCTCAGTTTTCCCGCCGCGCACCACCAGCGCGTCCGGCAGGCAAGGCTGCGGCGCGATGTTCACACCACCCAGTGA
- a CDS encoding SWIM zinc finger family protein, protein MPRYTSRDNVIYANFGAKRRQSSQQDTPSQTADSQHSRDTEKPHEQRPWLPVVSRFIVDTIEQRTDHGRTQRGRDYARGEHVMQLSYKANLITANVRGSVPDPFEVRLHFSPVARSEQRELIDYLASLPDYVPAFLRGELDRRTQRLLGFTDPATITAQCDCPDSHHVCKHIVAVAHAAAADISRHSYRIFDLRGWDPDTVEQAVQRRINDGGPSEEITELELSDHERETGAQAADSSSTGGGESTSAPAATEPVSSQRADTSAASTRPRGSNKPRVDAVAFWEGETLPGLPNPKVEPALDDSDLSLLHVAMRSVSYTSIDELRAITDIEDMYYFLTTQADPGMGEPEREDSVSEGSVAMDSASGDSVTGEHAEKEEPEKR, encoded by the coding sequence ATGCCCCGCTATACCTCACGCGACAATGTCATCTACGCCAACTTTGGTGCGAAGCGCCGCCAATCCTCGCAGCAGGACACCCCCTCGCAGACAGCTGATAGCCAACACTCCCGCGACACCGAGAAGCCCCATGAGCAGCGACCGTGGCTGCCCGTGGTGTCCCGCTTTATCGTGGACACGATTGAACAGCGGACTGATCACGGCCGCACCCAGCGCGGGCGCGACTACGCCCGTGGTGAGCACGTGATGCAGCTGAGCTATAAGGCGAATCTGATCACGGCCAATGTTCGCGGCTCTGTGCCAGATCCGTTTGAGGTTCGTCTTCACTTCTCCCCGGTGGCCCGCAGTGAACAGCGAGAACTCATTGATTACCTCGCATCCCTGCCCGACTATGTTCCTGCCTTTCTGCGCGGAGAATTGGATCGCCGCACCCAGCGTCTACTGGGGTTCACTGACCCCGCCACCATTACCGCCCAGTGCGACTGCCCTGATTCCCACCATGTGTGCAAACACATCGTGGCTGTAGCCCACGCAGCCGCCGCCGACATCTCTCGGCACAGCTATCGCATCTTCGATCTTCGCGGCTGGGATCCCGACACGGTTGAGCAGGCCGTGCAGCGCAGAATTAACGACGGCGGCCCCAGCGAGGAGATCACCGAACTCGAGCTGAGCGACCACGAACGAGAGACCGGTGCACAGGCTGCAGACTCCTCCTCAACTGGAGGAGGCGAGTCGACGTCCGCTCCAGCCGCCACGGAACCTGTCTCGAGCCAGCGCGCAGATACCTCGGCAGCATCTACGCGACCGCGCGGATCCAACAAACCTCGAGTGGATGCTGTGGCCTTTTGGGAGGGGGAAACCCTGCCGGGCCTGCCGAACCCGAAGGTGGAACCGGCGCTCGACGACTCCGATCTCTCCTTGTTACATGTGGCGATGCGTTCGGTGTCTTATACCTCTATCGATGAACTGCGGGCGATCACCGACATCGAGGACATGTACTATTTCCTCACCACGCAGGCAGATCCTGGAATGGGGGAGCCTGAACGTGAGGACTCTGTATCGGAGGGCTCCGTAGCGATGGACTCTGCCTCGGGGGACTCCGTAACGGGGGAGCACGCGGAAAAGGAGGAGCCTGAGAAGCGCTAG
- a CDS encoding MFS transporter — protein MLRRQGSTRKPDKHPVPPLPKEIWALVAAAFIIALGFGIVAPIIPQFARSFDVSLAAASAVVSVFAASRLFFAPVSGRAIDRIGSRKVYLTGLVTVAITTGLVGATHQYWQILVLRGIGGIGSTMFTVSAMGLIVRMAPPAVRGKASSIYATGFLVGNVVGPVVGAALSFMGMRAPFFIYGATVLLAAAVVYVMLSEEVIGNYEKGDTSPPMHFREAWRDSAYKAVLVSGFANGWSNFGVRVAVIPLFAAAMFHQAGAVAGIALAFFAGGNALALQFSGRLSDRWGRKPLVIPGLVINAVFTASIGLTHEPITLLTVSVFAGFGAGCLNPAQQAVLADVVGRHRSGGRVLANFQMAQDLGAITGPIVVGALAEHAGYEWAFASCGVIGLCAATVWLKARESLDLSVAEDEETASRKG, from the coding sequence GTGCTGCGTCGGCAAGGATCCACCCGGAAGCCCGACAAGCATCCGGTTCCACCGTTGCCCAAGGAAATCTGGGCGCTGGTTGCGGCGGCCTTTATTATTGCCCTCGGTTTCGGCATCGTTGCCCCCATCATTCCGCAGTTTGCGCGCAGTTTTGATGTTTCCCTCGCCGCCGCCAGTGCGGTGGTGTCTGTATTCGCCGCCTCGCGCCTGTTCTTTGCCCCTGTCTCTGGCAGGGCGATTGATCGCATTGGTTCCCGCAAGGTTTATCTCACTGGCCTGGTGACCGTGGCCATCACCACCGGCTTGGTGGGGGCGACGCATCAGTACTGGCAGATCCTCGTGCTGCGCGGGATCGGCGGCATCGGCTCTACCATGTTCACCGTCTCGGCCATGGGTCTTATTGTGCGGATGGCTCCGCCAGCGGTACGAGGTAAGGCCTCGTCTATTTATGCCACTGGTTTTCTCGTGGGCAATGTCGTAGGGCCCGTGGTGGGCGCGGCGCTGTCCTTTATGGGCATGCGGGCACCGTTTTTTATTTATGGCGCAACAGTGCTCTTAGCGGCGGCAGTGGTGTATGTGATGCTCTCGGAAGAGGTCATCGGTAACTATGAAAAGGGTGATACCTCACCGCCGATGCACTTCCGGGAAGCGTGGCGGGACTCCGCCTACAAGGCTGTATTGGTCTCTGGCTTCGCCAATGGCTGGTCCAATTTTGGTGTCCGTGTGGCCGTGATTCCGCTCTTCGCTGCAGCCATGTTCCACCAAGCGGGCGCTGTGGCAGGTATCGCGCTTGCCTTCTTTGCCGGAGGAAACGCCCTCGCATTGCAATTTTCTGGCCGGCTATCCGATCGCTGGGGGCGCAAGCCGCTGGTGATCCCTGGTCTGGTGATCAATGCCGTGTTCACCGCCAGTATCGGGCTAACCCACGAGCCGATCACTTTGCTCACTGTGTCTGTATTTGCGGGCTTTGGTGCGGGTTGTCTCAACCCCGCTCAGCAGGCAGTGCTTGCTGATGTCGTGGGTAGGCATCGCTCCGGCGGGCGAGTGCTGGCGAATTTCCAAATGGCCCAAGATCTGGGGGCGATTACCGGCCCTATCGTGGTGGGGGCATTGGCAGAACACGCTGGGTATGAATGGGCCTTCGCTTCCTGCGGCGTAATTGGTTTGTGCGCCGCTACGGTGTGGCTCAAGGCGCGCGAGTCGCTGGATCTTAGCGTCGCGGAGGACGAGGAAACCGCTAGTCGCAAGGGTTAA
- a CDS encoding DEAD/DEAH box helicase, producing the protein MSNTDNVTGDVERPDHIVSSDSQDTSQGAAAQAADQHSTRDANTSEDTGSPTGFESLDLPSDVLEAVTKVGFETPSPIQEQTIPVLMGGHDVVGLAQTGTGKTAAFALPILARINKDERSPQALVLAPTRELALQVADSFQSFADHLGGINVLPIYGGQSYGIQLSGLRRGAHIVVGTPGRVIDHLQKGSLDISGLRYLVLDEADEMLQMGFQEDVERILADTPEDKQVALFSATMPNGIRKISQQYLNEPQEITVRSTSRTNTNINQRYLLVAHRNKLDALTRILEVTEFEAMIMFVRTKFETEELAEKLRARGFSAQAINGDIPQAQRERTVDQLKDGRLDILVATDVAARGLDVDRISHVLNYDIPHDTESYVHRIGRTGRAGRSGEAILFVTPRERRMLRSIERATNAPLNEMDLPTVDEVNESRKEKFADSITEALENSQVSVFRSLVQTYSDEHDIPMVDIAAALATQAQASDEFLMKEPPRDKRKDRSDRRDRDFDRGGRDRGDRGGRFERSNQNMGIYRLAVGKRQHVRPGSIVGALANEGGLNSKDFGRIVINVDHTLVELPKDLPRDVFDRLEDTRISGQLINIESAPDASLDRGYGDRGGRGGGRGFGGRGGRGGRDGGRGGRGYDRRDRGDRGDRGDRRGNFRRRDDRY; encoded by the coding sequence ATGAGTAACACCGATAACGTCACCGGAGACGTGGAACGTCCGGATCATATCGTTTCGTCGGACTCTCAGGATACTTCGCAAGGTGCGGCAGCACAGGCTGCCGATCAGCACAGCACCAGGGATGCGAACACTTCTGAGGACACCGGCTCACCCACCGGCTTTGAAAGCTTGGACTTACCCTCAGATGTGTTGGAGGCAGTCACCAAGGTTGGCTTTGAAACGCCGTCCCCCATTCAAGAGCAAACTATCCCCGTTCTCATGGGTGGCCACGATGTCGTAGGCCTCGCCCAAACGGGTACCGGCAAAACCGCCGCCTTCGCGCTGCCGATTCTGGCGCGCATCAATAAGGATGAGCGTTCGCCGCAGGCATTGGTCTTGGCACCCACGCGTGAGCTCGCGCTGCAGGTTGCCGATTCCTTCCAGTCCTTCGCCGATCACCTCGGCGGCATCAACGTCCTGCCGATCTACGGCGGCCAGTCCTATGGCATCCAGCTGTCGGGCCTGCGCCGCGGTGCACACATCGTTGTGGGTACCCCGGGTCGTGTGATCGACCACCTGCAAAAGGGCTCGCTGGACATTTCCGGCCTGCGCTACCTCGTGCTCGACGAAGCCGACGAGATGCTGCAGATGGGCTTCCAGGAAGACGTCGAGCGGATCCTCGCCGACACGCCGGAGGACAAGCAGGTAGCACTGTTCTCGGCGACGATGCCCAATGGCATCCGAAAGATTTCCCAGCAGTACCTCAACGAGCCACAGGAAATTACTGTTCGCTCGACGAGCCGCACGAACACCAATATCAACCAGCGCTACCTCTTGGTGGCGCACCGCAACAAGCTCGACGCCTTGACCCGCATTCTTGAGGTCACCGAGTTTGAGGCGATGATCATGTTCGTGCGCACCAAGTTCGAGACCGAGGAGCTCGCTGAGAAGCTGCGTGCTCGTGGCTTCTCCGCTCAGGCCATCAACGGCGATATTCCGCAGGCCCAGCGCGAGCGCACTGTGGATCAGCTCAAGGATGGCCGCTTGGACATCCTCGTGGCTACCGATGTTGCCGCCCGTGGTTTGGACGTGGACCGTATCAGCCACGTGCTCAACTACGATATCCCGCACGACACCGAGTCTTATGTGCACCGCATCGGTCGCACCGGCCGTGCCGGCCGCTCCGGCGAGGCCATTCTCTTTGTCACCCCGCGTGAGCGCCGCATGCTGCGTTCCATCGAGCGCGCTACTAATGCGCCGCTCAACGAGATGGACCTGCCGACCGTGGACGAGGTAAACGAGTCCCGCAAGGAGAAGTTCGCCGATTCGATCACCGAGGCCCTGGAGAATTCTCAGGTGAGCGTTTTCCGCTCGCTGGTGCAGACTTACTCCGACGAGCACGACATCCCGATGGTGGACATCGCCGCTGCTTTGGCTACGCAGGCCCAGGCTAGCGACGAGTTCCTGATGAAGGAGCCGCCGCGCGATAAGCGTAAGGATCGTTCCGATCGCCGCGACCGCGACTTCGACCGAGGTGGCCGTGATCGCGGCGATCGCGGCGGGCGTTTTGAGCGTTCGAACCAGAACATGGGGATCTATCGTCTCGCCGTGGGCAAGCGCCAGCACGTGCGCCCTGGGTCGATTGTTGGCGCATTGGCTAACGAGGGCGGCCTGAACTCTAAGGACTTCGGCCGGATCGTGATCAATGTTGATCACACTCTCGTCGAGCTGCCCAAGGATCTGCCGCGCGATGTGTTTGACCGCTTGGAAGATACCCGTATCTCCGGTCAATTGATCAACATCGAATCGGCCCCCGATGCTTCCTTGGATCGCGGCTATGGTGACCGCGGCGGGCGCGGCGGTGGCCGTGGCTTCGGTGGTCGAGGTGGCCGCGGTGGACGTGACGGTGGCCGTGGCGGCCGCGGTTATGATCGCCGAGACCGTGGAGATAGGGGAGACCGTGGTGACCGCCGCGGAAACTTCCGTCGCCGCGACGATCGCTACTAA
- a CDS encoding DEAD/DEAH box helicase, with translation MSYLVHGLWHRESGLILWIEQVQGHKILTPEQLDEGALPSSLATLLEPLSFAHRFTAHLSTPKGKRVRLPIPVARCYPEKAVAIIEELIVLLDGEQGDSVVPHMAPDLLWIIQFYRGLKQFVCAGRIVLRVRWADDHWWPQWQLLPSGRERVWIARMQLAIPHVLTANGSAAVADDMAEELPHWIASYILQDFEKQPRARELHTFTRTLLRSESLRRGGPALASKLNEWKDSITGSRAELMVIVEDAPTGEDLLHAGIGGALTDSGEAEDESAPAPQLFPVRIQVRFGVDTPLPVHAELVDAAFATRLRDLYNRLLELASTLTRPEVEQQFLHPELDDEKKRGDWDRFLTLDQLGDFLAEDVPRLRNAGHTVMLPRSWGEQELSAKLTTSKVDNLNMAPVYGMDQLLSYDWTISLGGVELDEDEMQRLIESSSGLIELRGSWVIADSRSLDWVRAYVEMVKSHSVSADDPEAELSSAEAKAKDADAATERYLSAAALREMALTTAGQRYIEFRGSDWFSSLMGADSDPIPTPVRKDIPPTVHATLRDYQRRGVDWLYWMARHELGAVLADDMGLGKTLQLLTLLAIEKHEGLSEAPTMVVAPTSVLTNWQREAHTFTPELSVMVYHGTDRPKGEEFVQQAQQCDLVITSYGVLSRDVEWFCGLHWQHLVLDEAQQIKNSNTRMARAAKVIPSAHRIALTGTPIENRLSEIHSLMDFCNYGMLGSSSFFRNHFARAIEVYDDPDMKDALRRLTAPFILRRLKTDPAVIDDLPEKTENVLRVLLTKEQAALYKSYVNRVKKEVEDAESMKRRGLILAAMTRIKQICNHPAHFLADGSSITHRGVHRSGKVAKLIELIDAALDNGEKMLVFTQYRAFGDILVPYLSEHVGREVPFLHGGVAKKKRDAMVSDFQNDNGPPIMVLSLKAGGTGLNLTAANIVVHMDRWWNPAVENQATDRAYRIGQRKDVSVYKMVCEGTMEEAIHDVIEGKLQLASDIVGEGEGWVSELSQEDLEKLLNYRGTVDEDEE, from the coding sequence GTGTCGTATCTTGTGCACGGTCTCTGGCACCGCGAAAGCGGGCTGATTCTGTGGATCGAACAGGTCCAAGGGCACAAGATCCTCACTCCCGAGCAGCTGGATGAAGGCGCCTTACCCTCGTCGCTTGCCACGCTGCTCGAGCCTTTAAGCTTTGCGCACCGATTTACCGCGCACCTGAGCACACCCAAGGGAAAGCGCGTGCGGCTTCCGATTCCCGTTGCCCGCTGTTATCCCGAGAAGGCTGTGGCCATCATCGAGGAACTTATCGTCCTGCTCGATGGGGAGCAGGGAGATAGCGTCGTCCCGCATATGGCTCCCGATCTGCTGTGGATTATTCAGTTCTATCGCGGCCTGAAGCAGTTTGTGTGCGCTGGTCGCATCGTGTTGCGCGTGCGCTGGGCGGATGATCATTGGTGGCCTCAGTGGCAGCTGTTGCCCTCGGGGCGTGAGCGCGTGTGGATTGCGCGGATGCAGCTGGCGATTCCGCACGTTCTCACCGCCAATGGCAGTGCGGCGGTGGCTGATGACATGGCTGAGGAACTCCCGCACTGGATCGCCTCCTATATTCTGCAGGACTTTGAGAAGCAGCCGCGTGCCCGCGAACTACACACTTTTACCCGTACGTTGCTGCGCTCTGAGTCCTTGCGCCGAGGCGGCCCAGCGCTCGCCAGCAAGCTCAACGAATGGAAGGATTCCATCACTGGCTCCCGCGCGGAGCTCATGGTGATCGTGGAGGATGCACCCACTGGCGAGGACCTTCTCCACGCCGGTATCGGTGGCGCACTCACCGATTCTGGGGAAGCAGAGGACGAAAGCGCGCCGGCGCCCCAGCTCTTTCCGGTACGCATCCAGGTGCGCTTCGGGGTGGATACACCACTACCGGTGCACGCTGAGCTTGTCGACGCCGCCTTCGCCACGAGGCTGCGCGATCTCTATAACCGCCTCTTGGAACTGGCCAGCACCCTGACCCGTCCCGAGGTGGAGCAACAATTCCTGCACCCAGAGCTTGATGATGAGAAAAAACGAGGCGACTGGGATCGTTTCTTAACGCTCGATCAGCTCGGCGATTTCTTGGCTGAAGATGTTCCTCGTTTGCGCAACGCGGGGCACACGGTGATGCTGCCGCGTTCCTGGGGCGAGCAGGAGCTGAGCGCCAAGCTCACCACCTCCAAGGTAGACAACCTCAACATGGCCCCGGTCTATGGCATGGATCAGCTGCTGAGCTATGACTGGACAATTTCCCTCGGCGGGGTCGAGCTTGATGAAGATGAGATGCAGCGCTTGATTGAGTCTTCCTCTGGATTGATCGAGCTGCGGGGATCGTGGGTGATAGCCGATAGCCGTAGCTTGGACTGGGTGCGCGCCTATGTGGAGATGGTGAAAAGCCACAGCGTGAGCGCGGACGATCCCGAGGCCGAGCTATCGAGTGCTGAGGCCAAGGCCAAGGACGCGGATGCGGCCACAGAGCGCTACCTCAGCGCGGCGGCACTGCGGGAGATGGCGCTGACCACCGCCGGTCAGCGCTATATCGAGTTCCGCGGTAGTGACTGGTTCAGCTCCCTGATGGGCGCCGATTCCGATCCCATTCCCACCCCAGTACGCAAAGACATTCCGCCCACGGTGCATGCCACCTTGAGAGATTATCAGCGTCGGGGTGTGGACTGGTTGTACTGGATGGCGCGCCACGAGCTGGGCGCGGTACTGGCCGATGATATGGGCCTAGGTAAGACACTGCAGCTGTTGACTCTTTTGGCTATCGAAAAGCATGAGGGGCTCAGTGAAGCGCCGACCATGGTGGTGGCCCCGACGTCTGTGCTCACTAATTGGCAGCGTGAAGCACACACGTTTACCCCAGAGCTGTCGGTGATGGTGTACCACGGAACCGATCGCCCCAAAGGCGAGGAATTTGTGCAACAGGCCCAGCAATGTGATCTCGTAATTACCAGCTATGGAGTGTTGTCGCGTGATGTCGAATGGTTCTGCGGATTGCACTGGCAGCATCTCGTGCTGGATGAGGCTCAGCAGATTAAAAACTCCAACACCCGCATGGCGCGGGCGGCGAAAGTGATTCCGAGCGCACACCGCATCGCGCTCACGGGTACCCCGATCGAAAACCGTTTGTCGGAGATCCATTCGCTCATGGATTTTTGTAACTACGGCATGCTGGGCAGTAGCTCGTTTTTCCGGAACCATTTTGCCCGTGCCATCGAGGTGTACGACGATCCAGATATGAAAGACGCGCTGCGTCGACTCACCGCGCCGTTTATTTTGCGGCGCCTCAAAACCGACCCCGCAGTGATCGACGATCTTCCCGAGAAAACCGAGAATGTATTGCGGGTGTTGCTGACTAAAGAACAAGCGGCGCTGTATAAGTCCTACGTGAATCGGGTCAAAAAGGAAGTAGAGGACGCCGAGTCCATGAAGCGGCGAGGTTTGATCCTTGCCGCCATGACCCGTATTAAACAAATCTGCAACCACCCAGCACATTTCCTCGCCGATGGCTCCTCGATCACTCACCGAGGAGTACACCGTTCAGGCAAGGTAGCCAAGCTCATTGAGCTTATCGACGCCGCCCTCGACAACGGCGAGAAAATGTTGGTATTTACCCAGTACCGAGCTTTCGGCGATATTCTCGTGCCGTATCTCAGCGAGCATGTGGGCCGCGAAGTGCCCTTCCTTCATGGCGGGGTAGCGAAGAAAAAGCGCGACGCCATGGTCAGCGACTTCCAGAACGATAACGGCCCGCCCATCATGGTGCTCAGCCTCAAAGCCGGCGGTACCGGGTTGAATCTGACCGCGGCAAACATTGTGGTGCACATGGACCGCTGGTGGAATCCCGCAGTGGAAAACCAAGCCACCGATCGCGCCTATCGCATTGGCCAGCGCAAGGATGTGTCGGTGTACAAGATGGTGTGTGAAGGCACCATGGAAGAAGCTATTCACGATGTCATCGAAGGCAAGCTTCAACTCGCAAGCGATATCGTCGGCGAAGGCGAGGGATGGGTCAGCGAGCTCAGCCAGGAGGATCTGGAGAAGCTGCTGAACTACCGCGGAACAGTCGACGAGGACGAGGAGTAA